In a single window of the Veillonella sp. genome:
- a CDS encoding ATP-binding protein yields the protein MNFVGRAEIIESIQSRIAMNQMSLCVVYGPHRSGKSYVASQLVRRHKALYLAGRMANEAIHVADMNRALEARFVPANGQDKFEPITSLQEAFEGLFESSVKTPQTVVIDDYPSLVEAVPQFPIHLRDLLDSYKETSHLNIILMANGLEQLDGRIIGDRSLIGPYVSEYFEVKPFSLVDMKSLGLHYAKDDLRTVFAVTGGLPAYVQYFDNGESIDTNIINLFFSVSGALFEETQHILHRDMKNITGANAILSGLATLERPYYVELLQASQIKSGTFTSRLNDLMAMGLVGRIQANSRGPAKYADYHFTNSMFHFWYRYVYKYWGDIVRGNGADVYQTYVKPQLKDFVEASCIAM from the coding sequence ATGAATTTTGTGGGACGTGCTGAGATTATTGAGAGTATCCAGTCCCGTATTGCGATGAATCAAATGAGTTTGTGTGTTGTGTATGGTCCGCATCGCAGTGGCAAATCCTATGTGGCTTCCCAGCTCGTACGCCGTCATAAGGCGCTATACTTGGCAGGCCGCATGGCTAATGAAGCAATCCATGTAGCCGATATGAATCGAGCTCTTGAGGCACGTTTTGTTCCTGCTAATGGACAAGACAAATTCGAACCGATCACTAGCTTGCAAGAGGCCTTTGAGGGTCTATTTGAAAGCAGTGTAAAAACGCCTCAGACTGTGGTGATTGATGATTACCCTTCCTTGGTGGAGGCTGTACCTCAGTTCCCCATTCACTTGCGCGATTTGTTAGATTCTTATAAAGAAACGAGCCATTTGAACATCATCTTGATGGCGAATGGATTAGAACAGCTCGATGGCCGCATCATTGGCGATCGCAGCTTGATTGGTCCTTATGTGTCGGAATATTTCGAGGTAAAACCGTTCTCCTTGGTGGACATGAAATCCTTGGGCCTTCACTATGCTAAGGATGACTTGCGTACCGTGTTCGCCGTAACAGGTGGTTTGCCTGCTTATGTGCAGTACTTTGATAATGGTGAAAGCATCGATACGAATATTATTAATTTGTTCTTCTCCGTATCGGGTGCACTCTTTGAAGAAACGCAGCATATCTTACATCGAGATATGAAAAATATAACAGGTGCTAATGCGATTCTATCTGGCCTTGCTACACTAGAGAGACCATACTATGTGGAGCTGTTGCAAGCTAGCCAAATTAAAAGCGGCACCTTTACATCTCGCTTAAACGACTTGATGGCCATGGGCCTCGTAGGTCGTATCCAAGCGAATAGCCGTGGACCAGCGAAATACGCTGACTACCACTTCACAAATAGCATGTTCCATTTCTGGTACCGCTATGTGTATAAATACTGGGGCGACATCGTTCGTGGCAATGGTGCAGACGTGTACCAAACCTACGTAAAACCACAACTCAAAGACTTTGTAGAAGCCTCCTGTATTGCAATGTAA
- a CDS encoding sigma-70 family RNA polymerase sigma factor, which yields MLYTNEEPLVQRTCIKTASLQSEEISSKGTSSKEALSKRPSSNELESETIPPKEPEYKVPEELKLQTLICGHQVLTSLSDKSLVSICQNPNMRIQTVGYQPWSADELRHDAAQIELCRRYRPLILHYTNKTGNREFREDLESYLWAILLESIYSFDLKGSVPFPGFVKAGVRYGYMRYWKRERLRNHREIHIPDRITDDGEVAVGMDIFSSGENIADMIMTADEEQRLRARLVWALGRLSPDQQDLLRRVYGDCKSLVSVSEELNCSRQAIQRRHERALRKLRRYLTTDFNKIRVH from the coding sequence ATGTTATACACAAACGAAGAACCGTTAGTACAACGAACCTGTATTAAAACTGCAAGCCTACAATCTGAGGAAATATCTTCAAAGGGAACATCTTCCAAAGAAGCACTATCTAAGAGACCTTCTTCTAATGAACTAGAATCTGAAACGATACCGCCTAAGGAACCAGAGTACAAGGTACCGGAGGAGCTGAAATTACAGACTCTTATCTGTGGTCATCAGGTCTTAACGTCTTTATCGGATAAGAGCCTCGTGTCGATTTGTCAAAATCCAAATATGCGAATACAGACTGTTGGGTACCAACCTTGGTCCGCTGATGAGCTGCGCCATGATGCGGCTCAAATCGAGCTCTGTCGCAGGTATCGGCCACTCATCTTACACTATACGAATAAGACGGGGAACCGCGAGTTCCGAGAAGACCTAGAGAGTTATCTATGGGCCATCCTTTTAGAATCGATTTATAGCTTTGATCTAAAAGGTTCCGTACCGTTCCCTGGCTTTGTGAAAGCTGGTGTTAGATATGGTTACATGCGGTATTGGAAGCGAGAGCGATTGCGTAATCATCGTGAGATTCATATACCAGACCGCATCACCGATGATGGCGAGGTAGCTGTTGGTATGGATATCTTCTCATCGGGAGAAAATATAGCAGACATGATCATGACGGCCGATGAGGAACAACGACTACGGGCTCGCCTCGTATGGGCTCTCGGTAGATTATCTCCAGATCAACAAGACCTATTGCGCCGCGTGTACGGTGATTGTAAAAGTCTCGTATCCGTTAGCGAAGAATTGAACTGCAGCCGCCAAGCTATCCAACGGCGCCATGAACGAGCCCTTAGGAAGCTGCGCAGATACTTAACGACGGACTTTAATAAGATACGAGTGCACTAA
- a CDS encoding [FeFe] hydrogenase, group A: protein MSQYEFIDKRVPIALDNPSIYHDISKCKNCTLCRRACADVMSVLDYYDLDANGDVPVCIHCGQCAAACPFDSMHAKSELEKVKAALADPEKIVVIQTAPAVRVAIGEGFGYEPGTFLEGKMVGALRALGADYVVDTNFGADLTIMEEASELVDRLNKGGQIPQFTSCCPAWVRFAEIYFPELLPNLSSTRSCIAMEAAMIKTYFAEKKGIDPHNIVSVSVNPCTAKKAETKREEENAAARYHNDDSIGMDTDISITTREFIRWIQEENLDFNAIEDSQFDDLIGMETGASIIFGNTGGVMEAAMRTAYKLVTGNEPPPHALTHLEEVRGMDGVKEATVQLGDDVTLSVAVVHGGKNARDFLNALKENGKHYDFIEVMACPGGCIGGGGQPRTKLPQAVKTKEARIGGLYEADANYKWVASYENPEIQALYKDFLGEPLGHKAHELLHTHYTDRSAVLGDRKDVTPETCPTSPKYKG, encoded by the coding sequence ATGTCTCAATACGAATTTATCGATAAACGTGTGCCGATTGCGCTCGACAATCCATCCATTTATCACGACATTTCCAAGTGTAAAAACTGTACGTTATGCCGTCGCGCTTGTGCGGACGTAATGAGCGTACTCGATTACTATGATCTTGATGCAAACGGCGATGTGCCTGTATGTATCCACTGTGGTCAATGTGCGGCTGCATGTCCATTCGACTCCATGCATGCTAAATCCGAGCTTGAAAAGGTGAAAGCAGCTCTTGCAGATCCTGAAAAAATCGTGGTTATCCAAACAGCTCCAGCGGTTCGCGTAGCTATCGGTGAAGGCTTCGGTTATGAACCAGGTACTTTCCTTGAAGGTAAAATGGTTGGTGCATTGCGTGCACTTGGTGCAGACTATGTAGTAGACACTAACTTTGGTGCGGACTTAACCATCATGGAAGAAGCATCTGAGCTTGTAGATCGTCTTAACAAAGGCGGCCAAATTCCTCAGTTCACAAGCTGCTGCCCAGCGTGGGTACGCTTTGCGGAAATCTACTTCCCAGAATTGCTTCCTAACTTGTCTTCCACACGTTCTTGTATCGCTATGGAAGCGGCTATGATTAAAACATACTTTGCAGAGAAAAAAGGCATCGATCCTCATAACATCGTGTCTGTATCTGTAAACCCTTGTACTGCTAAAAAAGCAGAAACAAAACGGGAAGAAGAAAACGCTGCAGCTCGTTACCACAACGACGATTCCATTGGTATGGATACAGATATTTCTATCACAACTCGTGAGTTCATCCGTTGGATTCAAGAGGAAAACCTCGACTTCAATGCTATTGAAGATTCCCAATTCGATGACTTGATCGGTATGGAAACTGGCGCATCCATCATCTTCGGTAACACTGGTGGTGTTATGGAAGCAGCTATGCGTACAGCTTACAAACTTGTGACTGGCAATGAGCCACCTCCACACGCATTGACTCATCTTGAGGAAGTTCGTGGTATGGACGGCGTAAAAGAAGCGACTGTACAATTGGGTGATGATGTAACATTGTCCGTTGCTGTAGTTCATGGCGGTAAAAATGCTCGTGACTTCTTGAATGCTTTAAAAGAAAATGGCAAACACTATGACTTCATCGAAGTTATGGCTTGCCCAGGCGGCTGTATCGGTGGTGGCGGTCAACCGCGCACTAAATTGCCTCAAGCAGTTAAAACTAAGGAAGCTCGTATCGGCGGCCTTTACGAAGCTGATGCGAACTACAAATGGGTTGCTTCTTATGAAAACCCAGAAATCCAAGCATTGTACAAAGACTTCTTAGGCGAACCATTGGGCCATAAGGCACACGAACTTTTGCATACACATTACACAGACCGCAGCGCGGTGCTTGGTGATCGCAAAGACGTAACACCTGAAACATGCCCAACATCCCCTAAATACAAGGGTTAA
- the sfsA gene encoding DNA/RNA nuclease SfsA, whose protein sequence is MKVLYDTILKATYTGRPNRFVVTLDLNGESVLAHLPNPGRMWELLFAGVTMYIVPHDKPDAKTKYRVVGIERDGVVIMLDTNYSNDVAQHLIENKLIPGWEEWRVVRREYTVKLHGTSSRFDLLLTNDKGDEFLLEVKSCTLFSKTGAMFPDAITERGRKHLLHLKELQNEGYHTGVLFLVQWDRAQWFLPDYHTDLEFARTFKEVAPSLDWKAVAVTWDETFTMPNVTRECSYPSTILDTEAHDSGVYVMVMHLDHDLDLEIGSKGMMHFKAGYYMYVGSAKANLTKRIERHKRKRKKMHWHLDYFRGHCEMIAGLPIRTSRADAECALADAVRGVAEWDVPKFGCSDCDCKSHLFGMRENPIHNKAFMDVIENYRMNKLDALVK, encoded by the coding sequence ATGAAGGTCCTTTACGATACAATTTTGAAAGCAACATATACTGGTCGCCCGAACCGTTTTGTGGTGACCTTAGATTTAAATGGTGAAAGCGTACTCGCGCATTTACCAAATCCTGGTCGCATGTGGGAGCTCTTATTCGCCGGTGTAACGATGTACATCGTGCCTCACGATAAGCCTGATGCAAAGACAAAGTACCGCGTTGTAGGCATCGAGCGCGATGGTGTCGTGATTATGCTCGACACAAATTACAGTAACGATGTAGCGCAGCATTTGATCGAAAATAAGCTGATCCCTGGTTGGGAGGAATGGCGCGTTGTAAGACGAGAGTATACGGTTAAACTACATGGTACATCATCACGTTTTGACTTGCTCCTTACCAATGATAAGGGCGATGAGTTTTTACTAGAGGTTAAGTCTTGTACGTTATTTTCTAAAACGGGCGCCATGTTCCCTGATGCCATAACAGAACGAGGCCGTAAGCATTTATTACATTTAAAAGAATTGCAAAACGAAGGATACCACACAGGGGTTCTATTCCTCGTGCAATGGGATAGAGCGCAGTGGTTCTTACCAGATTACCACACGGATTTAGAATTTGCTCGTACCTTTAAAGAGGTAGCTCCTTCCTTAGACTGGAAAGCCGTTGCTGTGACCTGGGATGAGACTTTCACCATGCCAAATGTAACACGAGAATGTTCCTATCCGAGTACCATCCTCGATACAGAGGCTCATGATAGCGGCGTGTACGTGATGGTCATGCACCTTGATCACGATCTTGACCTTGAAATCGGCTCTAAAGGGATGATGCATTTCAAGGCGGGATACTATATGTACGTTGGCTCTGCAAAAGCGAACTTAACGAAACGCATTGAGCGCCATAAACGGAAACGCAAGAAAATGCACTGGCACTTAGACTACTTCCGCGGTCACTGCGAAATGATAGCAGGCCTGCCGATACGAACTAGCCGGGCTGATGCAGAATGCGCCCTCGCTGATGCGGTCCGTGGCGTTGCTGAATGGGACGTGCCTAAATTTGGTTGCTCTGACTGCGACTGCAAAAGCCACCTATTTGGGATGAGGGAAAATCCTATTCATAACAAAGCATTTATGGATGTAATAGAAAACTATCGTATGAATAAATTGGATGCGCTAGTTAAGTGA
- a CDS encoding type II toxin-antitoxin system RelE/ParE family toxin: protein MARKIHLRIDQLRFATSIQSLILNGVGRCHKLVGDRKTQYAMDLVHPYRLIFIHIDGMFHVVEIQEIVDYH, encoded by the coding sequence ATGGCACGTAAAATTCATTTAAGAATTGATCAACTTCGTTTTGCTACATCTATTCAGTCTTTGATTTTAAATGGTGTGGGACGGTGCCATAAGTTAGTTGGAGATCGCAAAACTCAATATGCTATGGATTTAGTACACCCTTATAGACTTATTTTTATACATATTGATGGAATGTTTCACGTAGTAGAGATTCAAGAAATTGTAGATTATCATTAG
- the gyrA gene encoding DNA gyrase subunit A yields the protein MADQQWSHGNIHPVQIDKEMKNAYIDYAMSVIVMRALPDVRDGLKPVHRRILYAMHETGMTPNKPYKKSARIVGDVLGKYHPHGDRSVYDATVRLAQDFNTRYLLVDGHGNFGSIDGDSAAAMRYTEVRMAKITQEMLADIDKETVDFMPNYDESLQEPTVLPAKIPNLLINGSSGIAVGMATNIPPHNLNEVCNGLTMLIDNPDVTVDELMTQIKGPDFPTGALILGREGIKKAYSTGRGSVKMRARATIEEMSKGKHKIVVTEIPYQVNKARVIETIANLSRDKVIDGITALRDESDRQGMRIVIELRADVQPDIVLNKLYKHTQLQESFGVIMLALVDGHPRVLNLKEVLGYYLDHRLDVIVRRTQFELNKAEARAHILEGLLIALDHIDEVIATIRSSQTDEIARNALMQKFGLSEKQAVAILDMRLRRLTGLEREKIEEEYKELLALIEDLKAILASEARQRQIIKEELEDMKKKYGDPRRSEITIDTSDLDVEDLIADEEMVITLTKQGYIKRMNANVYRNQHKGGAGVIGMKTKEDDYVTQIMHVRTHNTLLFFTSTGRTYRLKAYEVPEAGSRNSRGTAMVNVLPLAVGESVTTMIDLERIHEDVNLFMVTEFGVVKRTAIEEYRNIRRSGLNAINLDEGDHLICVNVTTGNQDILIGTKLGIAIRFSESDVRLMKRAAHGVRGIKLNTGDVVVGAGVLNADESEAQVFTISEEGFGKRNDAEAYTLQKRGGKGSKNFKITNKTGDVVAVEVVHNDDEVMLISEQGKIIRFNMNDIAVKKGKAISGVKTQNLDEGDKVASIAVIPGAEIEDEEAE from the coding sequence GTGGCAGACCAACAATGGTCCCACGGGAATATTCATCCCGTTCAGATTGATAAAGAAATGAAGAACGCTTATATCGATTATGCGATGTCCGTAATCGTAATGCGTGCTCTTCCAGATGTGCGTGACGGCTTGAAACCAGTACATCGTCGTATTTTGTACGCGATGCACGAAACAGGCATGACGCCAAATAAACCATACAAGAAATCCGCTCGTATCGTCGGTGACGTACTCGGTAAATATCATCCACATGGTGATCGCTCCGTTTACGACGCAACGGTTCGTTTAGCGCAAGATTTCAATACGCGCTACCTCTTGGTAGACGGCCACGGCAACTTTGGTTCCATCGACGGCGATAGTGCCGCTGCGATGCGTTATACCGAAGTACGTATGGCAAAAATTACTCAAGAAATGCTTGCTGATATCGACAAGGAAACTGTTGATTTCATGCCGAACTATGATGAAAGCTTGCAAGAACCTACTGTATTGCCAGCGAAGATCCCAAATCTTCTCATCAATGGTTCCAGCGGTATCGCCGTAGGGATGGCGACAAATATTCCGCCGCACAACCTTAACGAGGTATGTAATGGTCTTACTATGCTCATCGATAACCCAGATGTAACTGTGGACGAATTGATGACGCAAATCAAAGGTCCAGACTTCCCGACTGGGGCGCTCATTTTGGGCCGGGAAGGCATTAAAAAAGCGTACTCCACAGGTCGTGGCAGCGTAAAAATGCGCGCTCGTGCAACCATTGAAGAAATGTCCAAGGGCAAGCATAAAATCGTAGTGACTGAGATTCCATACCAAGTTAACAAGGCTCGCGTTATCGAAACGATTGCAAACTTGAGCCGCGATAAGGTTATCGATGGTATCACAGCACTTCGCGACGAATCTGACCGTCAAGGTATGCGCATCGTTATCGAATTGCGCGCTGACGTGCAACCAGATATCGTGCTTAACAAATTATATAAACACACTCAACTTCAAGAATCTTTCGGCGTAATTATGTTGGCCCTCGTGGATGGTCATCCTCGCGTATTGAATTTGAAAGAAGTATTGGGTTATTACTTAGATCATCGCCTCGATGTAATCGTACGCCGTACTCAATTCGAGCTTAATAAAGCAGAAGCACGTGCTCACATCTTGGAAGGCTTGTTGATCGCTCTCGACCACATCGATGAAGTTATTGCTACAATCCGCAGTTCCCAAACTGACGAAATCGCGCGTAACGCATTGATGCAAAAATTCGGGCTTTCAGAAAAACAAGCAGTAGCCATCCTCGACATGCGTCTACGCCGTTTAACAGGCTTGGAACGCGAAAAAATCGAAGAAGAATACAAGGAATTGTTGGCATTGATCGAAGATTTGAAAGCTATCTTGGCTAGCGAAGCGCGTCAACGTCAAATCATCAAAGAAGAACTTGAAGATATGAAGAAGAAATACGGCGACCCTCGTCGTTCTGAAATCACTATCGATACGTCCGACCTTGATGTAGAAGACCTCATCGCTGATGAAGAGATGGTTATTACCTTGACTAAACAAGGTTATATCAAACGCATGAATGCGAACGTATATCGCAACCAACATAAAGGTGGCGCTGGCGTTATCGGCATGAAGACGAAGGAAGACGATTATGTAACGCAAATTATGCATGTTCGCACGCATAATACATTGTTGTTCTTCACGTCCACTGGCCGTACATATCGCCTCAAAGCATACGAAGTGCCAGAAGCAGGTTCCCGTAATTCTCGCGGTACCGCTATGGTTAACGTGTTGCCACTCGCTGTAGGTGAATCTGTTACAACTATGATTGACCTTGAACGTATCCATGAAGATGTAAACTTATTCATGGTTACTGAGTTCGGCGTTGTAAAACGTACAGCTATCGAAGAATACCGCAACATCCGCCGTTCTGGTCTTAATGCTATCAACCTCGACGAAGGGGATCACTTGATTTGCGTCAACGTAACGACTGGCAACCAAGATATCTTGATCGGTACTAAATTGGGTATTGCTATTCGTTTCAGTGAAAGCGACGTACGTCTCATGAAACGTGCGGCTCACGGTGTACGCGGTATTAAACTCAATACCGGCGACGTAGTGGTAGGCGCTGGTGTTCTTAATGCTGATGAAAGCGAAGCTCAAGTGTTTACTATCTCCGAAGAAGGTTTCGGTAAACGCAATGATGCGGAAGCTTACACATTGCAAAAACGCGGTGGTAAAGGCTCTAAGAACTTCAAGATTACGAACAAAACAGGCGACGTAGTTGCTGTAGAAGTAGTTCATAATGATGATGAAGTTATGCTTATCTCTGAACAAGGCAAAATCATCCGCTTCAACATGAACGATATTGCTGTGAAGAAAGGCAAAGCTATTTCTGGTGTGAAAACACAAAACCTCGATGAAGGTGATAAAGTAGCTAGTATTGCTGTTATTCCAGGTGCTGAAATCGAAGACGAAGAAGCAGAATAA
- a CDS encoding glycoside hydrolase family 3 N-terminal domain-containing protein yields MNLFLRRALCGMALIVAAIGTAGCQHESQAEQEEVRTVSYRAVMQSDKPVPEKVNTWLGAMSQEDKIGQLMMISLHGSTVGQSQKDVIRKYRVSGVMLTNENLNNKNQVKAFTNDIMQTASTASMVTPYIAINRDKVLRSNESFLRLPEPNRWGQLPMERIINLATRSAIEMHDMGFNLVIGPNANLGVPNVSYTSDPTWAGHMDLAMAERYQINKVWFGYNYFPTVSLGDASFETANDAKAYLNTTDVAVFKRLITQTTANTYMLVMSHVQIPAIDNAHLASASKAIITDWLRHELGYNGVVMTDRVDVGALQANQKIGDFAVDSIVAGSDLVLLDADTVHIDEVHRALTQAVANGTITNDRLNDAVKHILLMKMQTQMQQ; encoded by the coding sequence ATGAACTTGTTTTTACGGCGTGCCCTATGTGGCATGGCCTTGATCGTCGCCGCCATCGGCACTGCAGGATGCCAGCATGAGAGTCAGGCAGAGCAGGAAGAGGTACGAACTGTATCGTATCGAGCCGTCATGCAATCAGACAAGCCTGTCCCTGAGAAGGTAAATACCTGGCTCGGGGCTATGTCTCAAGAGGACAAGATAGGCCAGCTGATGATGATTAGCCTTCATGGCAGTACGGTAGGACAGTCTCAAAAGGACGTCATCAGGAAATACCGTGTGAGCGGCGTTATGCTAACCAATGAAAATCTAAATAATAAAAACCAAGTGAAAGCTTTCACAAACGACATCATGCAAACGGCCTCAACGGCAAGCATGGTAACGCCATATATCGCGATCAATCGAGATAAGGTGTTGCGTTCTAATGAAAGTTTCTTGCGCTTGCCAGAGCCCAATCGTTGGGGCCAATTACCGATGGAACGGATTATCAATTTAGCGACCCGTTCGGCTATCGAAATGCACGACATGGGATTCAACCTCGTCATCGGGCCGAATGCGAACTTAGGGGTACCGAATGTGTCCTATACATCTGACCCTACCTGGGCAGGGCATATGGACCTTGCCATGGCAGAGCGGTACCAAATCAATAAAGTGTGGTTTGGTTACAACTACTTTCCAACGGTGAGCCTTGGGGATGCATCCTTTGAGACCGCTAATGATGCGAAAGCATACCTCAATACTACGGATGTAGCTGTATTCAAACGCCTCATTACACAGACGACGGCGAACACGTATATGCTCGTTATGAGCCATGTGCAAATTCCGGCTATCGACAATGCACACTTGGCCAGCGCTTCTAAGGCGATTATTACAGACTGGTTACGACATGAGCTTGGTTATAATGGCGTAGTCATGACAGACCGTGTCGACGTCGGCGCCTTGCAAGCAAACCAAAAAATAGGGGACTTTGCTGTAGACTCCATCGTGGCGGGCAGTGATCTCGTTCTCCTTGATGCTGACACCGTTCACATCGATGAAGTCCATCGTGCATTAACTCAAGCGGTGGCGAACGGAACGATTACCAATGATCGCCTTAATGATGCGGTTAAGCATATTTTGCTCATGAAGATGCAAACGCAAATGCAACAATAA
- a CDS encoding HigA family addiction module antitoxin, translated as MKIYESKTFIAIPPGMTIKEVLEDRHMTQKELATRMDMSEKHISKLINGEVPLTQDVAMRLERVFGVEASFWNGLEANYREKILKVEYENSIDEEINFAKPFGYAKLARLGIVPETKKVAEQVNNLQKFFEVASLKNVANDMVMPLVYENIKDMEPDKKSAIYTLVQITKGRARFVEVNPYDAELLRTFIPKIKDLSSEPLIGVKEPLKDMLAACGVIIVYLPIIDNITSTCITYSKGSSIVLGIPTEDTDSFWNLLEEALHNLLERDYQRSNRKYRNNDPVTVVNY; from the coding sequence ATGAAGATATATGAGAGTAAAACTTTTATTGCTATACCGCCTGGAATGACAATAAAAGAGGTTTTAGAAGATAGGCATATGACGCAAAAAGAATTAGCTACACGAATGGATATGAGTGAGAAGCACATCAGTAAGCTCATTAATGGTGAAGTCCCACTAACACAGGATGTAGCAATGCGTCTTGAACGGGTATTTGGTGTAGAGGCAAGTTTTTGGAATGGATTAGAAGCTAATTACAGAGAAAAGATATTAAAAGTAGAGTATGAGAATTCTATTGATGAAGAAATCAACTTTGCTAAACCTTTTGGTTATGCCAAACTCGCACGTTTAGGCATCGTGCCAGAAACAAAAAAGGTAGCTGAGCAGGTTAATAATCTACAAAAGTTTTTTGAGGTAGCTTCTTTAAAAAATGTAGCTAATGACATGGTTATGCCCTTAGTATATGAAAATATTAAGGATATGGAGCCTGATAAAAAGAGTGCAATTTATACATTGGTACAAATCACGAAAGGAAGGGCTCGTTTTGTAGAGGTCAATCCTTACGATGCGGAGTTACTAAGAACATTTATACCAAAAATTAAGGACCTTTCTAGTGAACCTTTAATTGGTGTGAAAGAGCCTTTGAAGGACATGTTAGCAGCATGTGGTGTGATTATTGTGTATTTGCCAATTATTGATAACATAACCTCAACATGTATTACCTATTCCAAAGGGAGCTCCATTGTTCTTGGTATACCAACGGAAGATACTGATAGTTTTTGGAATTTATTAGAAGAAGCCCTACATAACTTGTTAGAGCGTGATTATCAACGTAGTAATCGCAAATACCGAAACAATGATCCTGTAACTGTGGTGAATTATTGA
- a CDS encoding DUF1858 domain-containing protein, with protein sequence MAQIAANLQRIKNGQRRYAITPRVPAGFIQPEQLQKYIDVANEFGAVLKLTGSQRIMITNLKAEDVDKAWEMLGMEPAYTVSNRVRSVKICPGTTFCKRAKQDSVHLGMQIERKYLSQEMPSKMKIGVSGCLNSCTESRMKDVGIIGTVEGWNVYAGGSGGAHPRIGDLIAEVTTEKEALALVDRIIAYYKENAQIERMGEFIDRIGLEAFKEAVLGDLEGAPAESKSDEPAVFLPGHGNDPEPEAPRLEAGAPITPDTIIRDIVDTYPNVVPVLQSIGMGCLGCPSSTAEPLWQAAEIHGVNVYDLVQKLETARKGA encoded by the coding sequence ATGGCACAAATCGCAGCAAATTTACAACGCATTAAAAACGGCCAACGCCGTTATGCAATTACACCTCGCGTTCCAGCAGGTTTCATTCAACCAGAACAATTACAAAAATATATCGACGTAGCGAATGAGTTCGGCGCTGTTCTTAAATTGACTGGTAGCCAACGCATTATGATTACGAATTTAAAAGCAGAAGACGTAGATAAAGCTTGGGAAATGCTCGGCATGGAGCCAGCGTACACTGTTTCTAACCGCGTGCGCAGCGTAAAAATCTGCCCAGGTACTACCTTCTGTAAACGCGCTAAACAAGACAGCGTACATCTTGGCATGCAAATTGAACGCAAGTATTTGTCTCAAGAAATGCCAAGCAAAATGAAAATCGGCGTGTCCGGTTGTCTTAACTCTTGTACTGAAAGCCGCATGAAAGATGTTGGTATCATCGGTACTGTAGAGGGTTGGAATGTGTACGCTGGCGGTAGCGGCGGCGCGCATCCACGCATCGGCGACCTCATCGCAGAAGTAACAACTGAAAAAGAAGCTCTTGCATTGGTAGATCGTATCATTGCATACTATAAAGAAAACGCACAAATTGAACGTATGGGCGAATTCATTGACCGCATTGGTTTAGAGGCTTTCAAAGAGGCTGTATTGGGCGACCTTGAAGGTGCTCCAGCTGAAAGCAAATCCGATGAACCAGCTGTGTTCTTGCCTGGTCATGGTAATGATCCAGAACCAGAAGCACCACGCCTCGAAGCAGGTGCTCCTATTACACCAGACACAATCATTCGCGACATCGTGGATACATATCCAAATGTTGTGCCTGTATTACAAAGCATCGGCATGGGTTGCCTTGGTTGCCCATCTTCTACAGCTGAACCATTGTGGCAAGCTGCAGAAATCCATGGTGTTAATGTATACGATTTAGTTCAAAAATTAGAAACTGCACGAAAAGGAGCTTAA
- the tnpA gene encoding IS200/IS605 family transposase: MATKTQSLAHTKWLCKYHIVFTPKYRRKVIYNQYRNSLREILRRLCEYKGVKIIEGELMADHVHMLVLIPPKISVSSFMGYLKGKSALMMFDKHANLKYKFGNRHFWSEGYYVSTVGLNEATVKKYIREQELHDQMKDKLSVKEYEDPFKGSK, encoded by the coding sequence ATGGCAACAAAGACACAGAGCCTTGCGCACACAAAATGGTTATGCAAATACCACATAGTATTTACACCTAAGTATAGACGTAAAGTTATATATAATCAATACAGAAATAGTTTACGTGAAATATTGAGACGTTTATGTGAATATAAGGGCGTCAAGATTATCGAGGGGGAGCTTATGGCTGATCATGTGCATATGCTAGTATTAATCCCACCTAAAATATCAGTATCATCTTTTATGGGATACTTAAAAGGGAAAAGTGCACTAATGATGTTCGATAAACACGCAAACTTAAAGTATAAATTTGGAAATCGACACTTTTGGTCCGAGGGTTATTATGTTAGTACAGTAGGTTTAAATGAGGCTACAGTAAAGAAATATATACGTGAGCAAGAGTTACATGACCAAATGAAAGATAAGCTTAGTGTAAAAGAATATGAGGACCCTTTTAAGGGTAGCAAGTAA